The Reichenbachiella carrageenanivorans region ATTGAATTTCAATGCCTACTATGGTGTTCAAAACTTAAGAAACAAATTGGATTTGGCCACTGGAGATGAATACAGAGCGCATCAACTGGCGGCAGGATCTACCTACCCAAGTTTGACGAATAATGTAAATACCGATTGGCAAGATGAACTATTTGTAGGTGGTACTGATGCTTCGGTTTCTTCTGAAGATCTATCTATATCTGGAGGAACAGAAAACACTAGCTATTTTGTCAGCATCAATCATTACAAAAACAATGGTATCATACTCAATACAGGTATGGAACGATTGGGGATCAGAGCCAATACAGAGACCACATACGGAATACTGAAATGGGGCAATAATATGTATGTGTCCAACACGAATGTAGACCGTATGGCCAATTCTGATGCTACTCCACTGAGCTTGGCGGTGCGTATGCCTTCTAACATTACGTTGTATGACGACAACAATGTTGGTGGATTCGGCGGGCCTGATGGTGATGATAGCGACCAGGTCAAGAACCCTGTCGGTATTCAAGAATTGAACTCTGCGTCAAACAACAGATTGAGAGTAGTGGGCAATACTTATTTGGAATTGGAATTATTGGAAGGCCTAAAACTTAGAAATAATTTTGGTTTCGACGTTACCTCGGGCTATAGCCGATTTTTCTCTCCAACATGGAATAGTGGCACGAGCCCTTCGGATTTGTCTTTGATTGAGTACAGATCTGACGATCGATCATGGTTGTACGATGGCACCTTGTCTTACGACAAATCTATGGGAGACCACAGTTTCGGAATTATGGCTGGTTTTTCTGCTCAAGAATTTAGCTTTAAAACTTTAGGAGCATCTACTATTCCATCTGTAGCTTCTACGCCAGTCTCTGGCGCTAACTCTGAAGTATCTCAAGTAGATGGTAATGAGTACACCAATACCATTGCTTCTTATTTTGGAAGAGTAAATTATAGCTTTAGGGATAAGTATATCTTCCAAGCAGTGATTAGAAGAGACGGTATCTCAAAATTCAACGATGGGTATAAGTGGGGAACCTTTCCTTCTTTATCTGCAGCGTGGAGAGTAGGAGACGAAGGCTTTATGGATGCTGTCCCAGTGATCAGCGACATGAAGCTAAGAGCAAGTTATGGTCAGGCGGGTAATGCAAATGTAGGTGCATATGCGGCTCAGAACACACTAAACTCACAAGCGAGATACGTACTGAACGGTAGTCAAACTGTAGTAGGCACCACGATGAGCAACGAGAGAACTGCACAAAGCCTTTCTTGGGAAACAGTTACAGAGTGGGATTTAGGCCTTGATTTCGGACTGTTCGACAACAAACTTATTTTGAATGTTGATTATTACAATAAGGAAACTTCTGACTTGCTTTTAAGAGGTGCAGTTCCTTCTACAACTGGATTTGGTCAGTTCTTGTCCAATGTAGGTTCTATGACCAACAAAGGATTTGACTTCACAGCTTTGTACCAGACCAAAATTGGTGATCTAGATTTGACTTTCAATGGTAACCTTGGAATCGTGAATAATGAGATTACTACACTTGCAGATGGTAATGACATTCTTTCTAACAACTGGGGAGGAATCAATCAGTCTAATCGAGTAATTCAAAGAGAAGGTGAAGAAGCTGGTTCTTTTTATGGTTTGATATTTGACGGTCTCTATCAGGCAGATGAAGTAGATGGAAATAATGTGGTGATCCACAGAGCAGGTACACCAAAATTCAAGGATGTAAGTGGCCCAGATGGAAACCCTGACGGCGTAATCGACAACAATGATAACGTAATTCTTGGTAGTCCAATTCCTGACTTTACTTACGGATTTGGAATGAATGCTCAATATAAAGGGTTTGATTTCGCACTGAGTTTCTACGGAATGTCTGGTAATGAAATCTTTTCTACGACAAAGTTCAATCAAATAGGTTTTTATAGAACCTACAACGTAGGCTCACAAGCCATGAACGCTTGGACTCCAACTAACACGAATACTGATGTACCAAGAGCAGACTTGTCTGATGCAGAAGCTACAGATATTTCTAGCAGATGGGTCGAGGATGGATCATTCTTGAGATTGAAAAACGTTCAGCTAGGTTATACCTTCAACCCCGAAGCTTTCGG contains the following coding sequences:
- a CDS encoding SusC/RagA family TonB-linked outer membrane protein; this translates as MKQTITYVFALVFLGCLSISDAWGQERTVRGKVTDDAGEGLPGATVIISGQTNGAVTDLNGEYSLSVPGEGGELIFSFIGYEDQNQSIGNRSIIDVQMVESASQLSEVVVVGYGSQEKGKVTGSISTVDAKNIENLPAPSFDQAIQGQIAGVNIQSSSGAPGAAMSIKIRGQNSVNLSSQPLYIVDGMIISGNDDVGLAGGRNQGGINIMSTLNSNDIESVTVLKDIASAAIYGARAGNGVIVITTKKGGDIEPKLNFNAYYGVQNLRNKLDLATGDEYRAHQLAAGSTYPSLTNNVNTDWQDELFVGGTDASVSSEDLSISGGTENTSYFVSINHYKNNGIILNTGMERLGIRANTETTYGILKWGNNMYVSNTNVDRMANSDATPLSLAVRMPSNITLYDDNNVGGFGGPDGDDSDQVKNPVGIQELNSASNNRLRVVGNTYLELELLEGLKLRNNFGFDVTSGYSRFFSPTWNSGTSPSDLSLIEYRSDDRSWLYDGTLSYDKSMGDHSFGIMAGFSAQEFSFKTLGASTIPSVASTPVSGANSEVSQVDGNEYTNTIASYFGRVNYSFRDKYIFQAVIRRDGISKFNDGYKWGTFPSLSAAWRVGDEGFMDAVPVISDMKLRASYGQAGNANVGAYAAQNTLNSQARYVLNGSQTVVGTTMSNERTAQSLSWETVTEWDLGLDFGLFDNKLILNVDYYNKETSDLLLRGAVPSTTGFGQFLSNVGSMTNKGFDFTALYQTKIGDLDLTFNGNLGIVNNEITTLADGNDILSNNWGGINQSNRVIQREGEEAGSFYGLIFDGLYQADEVDGNNVVIHRAGTPKFKDVSGPDGNPDGVIDNNDNVILGSPIPDFTYGFGMNAQYKGFDFALSFYGMSGNEIFSTTKFNQIGFYRTYNVGSQAMNAWTPTNTNTDVPRADLSDAEATDISSRWVEDGSFLRLKNVQLGYTFNPEAFGGTFSRLRVYVSGNNLLVFSKYDDWGYDPEVGAGGLDEITYPQATSFVAGINVQF